A window of the Mucilaginibacter sp. cycad4 genome harbors these coding sequences:
- a CDS encoding COX15/CtaA family protein yields MSTAAKNRFQKINITIIVLLFVLILAGGVVRSSGSGMGCPDWPKCFGRYIPPTDISDLPKDYKQKYVAKRVEKNQRFAKTLDVFGYSDLAKRIREDRSILVPEEFNAGKTWTEYINRLIGALSGLFLLLSVVFSFSYWETDKRIAILSIFNLVLVGFQAWLGSIVVSTNLIAWIVTVHMLLALAILAICIYTYHVAKISGKSTSGASPLVYIITLAALFVSILQIAFGTEVREKIDAVANHFQGGYRKDWITNAGEIFQHHRDVAVLVLVLNVALFVLIRRGFNRHSIQQQLMSFTFLMITLQIVTGILLSYLALPPIAQAAHIVLASLIFGAQFYLLLNLFNGVKSREVSR; encoded by the coding sequence ATGAGCACAGCCGCAAAAAATAGGTTTCAAAAGATCAATATTACAATCATTGTTCTGCTGTTTGTTTTGATTCTTGCCGGTGGTGTTGTACGTAGCTCAGGTTCAGGTATGGGGTGCCCCGACTGGCCAAAGTGTTTCGGAAGGTATATACCGCCTACTGATATTAGTGATCTGCCCAAAGATTATAAACAGAAGTACGTAGCCAAGCGCGTTGAAAAGAACCAGCGTTTTGCAAAAACACTTGATGTATTCGGGTACAGTGATCTGGCGAAAAGAATCCGCGAAGACCGTTCTATCCTTGTGCCTGAGGAGTTTAACGCAGGCAAAACATGGACTGAATATATAAACCGCCTTATCGGTGCTTTATCGGGCCTTTTCCTCCTGCTTTCGGTGGTATTCTCTTTCAGCTATTGGGAAACGGATAAAAGAATAGCTATCCTGAGTATTTTCAACCTGGTACTTGTTGGTTTCCAGGCCTGGTTAGGCTCAATTGTAGTATCAACTAATTTAATTGCCTGGATAGTTACCGTACATATGCTTTTGGCACTGGCCATTTTAGCAATTTGTATTTACACCTATCATGTGGCAAAAATCTCAGGAAAGAGCACTTCGGGTGCGTCACCTTTGGTTTACATTATAACGCTTGCGGCACTGTTTGTAAGTATTCTGCAGATTGCCTTTGGTACTGAAGTACGTGAAAAGATTGACGCTGTCGCCAATCATTTTCAGGGAGGTTACCGTAAAGATTGGATCACTAATGCCGGCGAAATTTTTCAGCATCACAGGGATGTGGCCGTTTTGGTGCTGGTGCTTAATGTGGCTTTATTTGTTTTGATCCGCAGGGGCTTTAACAGGCATTCAATCCAGCAGCAGCTGATGAGCTTTACTTTTTTAATGATCACGCTGCAAATAGTTACCGGGATTTTATTGTCATATCTTGCTTTACCGCCGATAGCCCAGGCTGCACATATAGTATTGGCGAGTTTAATATTTGGGGCTCAATTTTATTTGCTTTTGAATTTATTTAATGGTGTTAAGAGTAGGGAGGTAAGCAGATGA
- a CDS encoding cbb3-type cytochrome c oxidase subunit I — translation MSTLAVHDHAGAHHDEHGHEHHHDQSFLSKYVFSMDHKMIAKQFLITGITMAVIAMILSILFRIQLAYPDKTFPLLTTLLGRFAPNGRISPDFYLALVTIHGTIMVFFVLTAGLSGTFANLLIPLQVGARDMASPFMNMLSYWFFFLASVIMLSSFFVQKGPASGGWTIYPPLSALPKAMPGSGEGMTLWLISMVLFVASSLMGGINYVSTVLNMRTKGMDLWKMPLTIWALFLTAILGILAFPVLVAGVVLLIFDRSVGTSFYLSDIVLNGVQQPFEGGSPILFQHLFWFLGHPEVYIVIMPAMGISSEVMSVNSRKPIFGYHAMVYSLIGITVLSFIVWGHHMFVTGMNPFLGGVFMITTLIIAVPSAVKTFNWLATLWRGNIRFTPAMLFAIGMVSFFISGGLTGIFLGNAALDINLHDTYFVVAHFHLVMGSAAIFGMLAGVYHWFPKMFGRMMDEKLGYLHFWLTFICAYLVFFPMHFMGLDGVPRRYYAFTEFASMQKWLTINTFVTWAAIIAALTQFGFLYNFFVSIFKGQKATQNPWESNTLEWTTPVEHLHGNWPGEIPTVYRWPYDYSKPGAEEDYIPQTVPYSQTMSSNLPHDFEDNPAGLEELNKFTSTLKANEQVK, via the coding sequence ATGTCAACATTAGCAGTTCACGACCACGCAGGAGCCCACCACGACGAACACGGTCACGAACACCACCATGACCAATCATTCCTGTCTAAATACGTATTTAGCATGGACCACAAGATGATTGCCAAGCAATTCCTGATTACAGGTATTACTATGGCGGTTATCGCAATGATTTTGTCAATCCTGTTTAGGATCCAGCTTGCTTACCCTGATAAAACATTCCCGCTGTTAACTACCTTGTTAGGCCGTTTTGCTCCTAACGGACGTATCAGCCCCGATTTTTACCTTGCGTTGGTTACCATACACGGTACCATCATGGTATTCTTTGTATTAACTGCAGGCTTGAGCGGTACCTTTGCCAACTTACTGATCCCATTGCAGGTAGGTGCGCGTGATATGGCTTCACCGTTCATGAACATGCTTTCATACTGGTTCTTCTTTTTGGCCAGCGTTATCATGTTGTCATCGTTCTTTGTACAAAAAGGCCCGGCCAGCGGTGGCTGGACGATATACCCTCCATTATCAGCATTGCCTAAAGCGATGCCGGGTTCAGGCGAGGGTATGACCTTGTGGTTGATCAGTATGGTATTGTTCGTAGCGTCATCACTAATGGGTGGTATCAACTACGTGAGTACTGTATTGAACATGCGTACAAAAGGAATGGACCTTTGGAAAATGCCTTTAACTATCTGGGCTTTATTCCTTACTGCAATATTGGGTATCCTTGCATTCCCGGTTTTAGTAGCCGGTGTTGTATTGCTGATATTTGATCGCAGCGTTGGTACAAGCTTCTATTTATCTGATATCGTGTTAAACGGCGTACAGCAACCATTTGAAGGTGGTAGCCCGATCCTGTTCCAGCACTTATTCTGGTTCCTGGGTCACCCGGAAGTATATATCGTAATCATGCCTGCGATGGGGATCTCATCAGAGGTGATGTCGGTAAATTCACGCAAGCCGATCTTCGGTTACCATGCGATGGTTTACTCTTTGATCGGTATCACCGTATTATCGTTCATTGTATGGGGCCACCATATGTTTGTTACCGGTATGAATCCTTTCCTGGGCGGTGTGTTCATGATCACTACGTTGATCATCGCAGTACCATCTGCTGTAAAAACATTTAACTGGTTAGCTACACTTTGGCGCGGTAATATCAGGTTTACGCCTGCTATGCTTTTTGCTATCGGTATGGTGTCGTTCTTTATCTCTGGTGGTTTAACAGGTATTTTCCTGGGTAACGCTGCTTTGGATATCAATTTACACGATACTTACTTTGTGGTTGCCCACTTCCACCTTGTAATGGGTTCTGCAGCTATATTTGGCATGCTTGCCGGTGTTTACCACTGGTTCCCTAAAATGTTCGGCCGTATGATGGACGAAAAATTAGGTTACCTGCACTTCTGGTTAACATTTATCTGTGCTTACCTGGTATTTTTCCCAATGCACTTTATGGGTCTTGACGGTGTACCACGCAGGTACTATGCCTTCACCGAATTTGCTTCAATGCAAAAATGGTTAACCATAAATACATTCGTTACCTGGGCTGCTATTATCGCTGCGCTTACACAATTTGGTTTCCTTTATAACTTCTTTGTATCCATATTCAAAGGACAAAAAGCAACTCAAAATCCATGGGAATCAAATACCCTGGAATGGACTACACCTGTTGAGCACCTGCATGGTAACTGGCCGGGTGAAATCCCAACTGTTTACCGTTGGCCATATGATTACAGCAAACCGGGAGCCGAAGAGGATTACATCCCTCAAACTGTTCCTTACTCGCAAACAATGAGTTCAAACCTTCCTCATGATTTCGAAGATAATCCTGCAGGTTTGGAGGAACTTAATAAGTTTACAAGTACGCTGAAAGCAAACGAACAAGTAAAATAA
- a CDS encoding cytochrome c oxidase subunit II — MGFRKLINSKKLLSFFAVFMLLGTNLLMAQTEAAGAAPGQEEAPKVDWTGVAYYVAIFFLICLGVAIVGKILKIYDLTLKMQGKKGLKWNNVMAVICIIFLVLGLYGAYWSFTEQGSMTLPEAASAHGVKIDEMFTVTTVLTMIVFFVTQILLFTFLFQYRHSDKRRAHFLPHNNTIEKVWTIAPAIVLTILVVFGFFTWQKIMNSENLKDDINIDVTGHQFAWELRYPGKDGVLGPKDFRLVTGANLLGVNFKKKSSFDDLRVDTMYLPVNKSIRLNILAQDVIHSVYMPHFRVQLNAVPGLPTFFKFTPTITTAEMRTKLDDPKFEYTLYCNKICGGSHYNMQKVVRVVSEAEYQSWLSRQKPYLNDALRKELHFAAANNEQSGASTNRLALNN; from the coding sequence ATGGGATTCAGAAAACTAATAAATTCTAAAAAACTACTATCGTTCTTCGCTGTGTTTATGCTACTTGGCACAAACCTGCTGATGGCGCAAACTGAGGCCGCCGGTGCGGCTCCGGGTCAGGAAGAGGCTCCTAAGGTTGACTGGACCGGGGTGGCATATTATGTAGCTATCTTTTTCCTGATCTGCTTAGGTGTTGCTATCGTTGGCAAAATCCTTAAGATATATGACCTTACCTTGAAAATGCAGGGCAAAAAAGGTTTGAAATGGAATAACGTAATGGCCGTAATCTGCATCATTTTCCTTGTTCTTGGTCTTTACGGGGCTTATTGGTCGTTTACCGAGCAAGGCAGTATGACCTTACCGGAAGCCGCTTCGGCCCATGGGGTTAAAATAGATGAGATGTTTACCGTCACTACTGTTTTAACAATGATAGTATTTTTTGTTACCCAGATCCTGCTGTTTACATTCCTGTTCCAATACCGTCATTCTGATAAACGCCGCGCACACTTCCTGCCACACAATAATACCATTGAAAAGGTTTGGACAATTGCACCGGCCATTGTGCTGACTATCCTGGTTGTGTTTGGTTTCTTTACCTGGCAGAAGATCATGAACAGTGAAAATCTTAAAGATGATATCAATATCGATGTAACCGGTCACCAGTTTGCCTGGGAATTGCGTTATCCTGGTAAAGATGGTGTATTAGGCCCTAAGGATTTCCGTTTGGTTACAGGTGCTAACCTGTTAGGTGTTAACTTTAAAAAGAAAAGTAGCTTTGATGATTTAAGGGTTGATACCATGTACCTGCCCGTTAATAAATCAATCAGGTTGAATATACTTGCCCAGGATGTGATCCATAGCGTTTATATGCCTCATTTCAGGGTTCAATTGAACGCGGTACCCGGCTTACCAACCTTCTTTAAATTTACCCCTACTATTACTACCGCAGAAATGCGCACCAAATTAGACGACCCTAAATTTGAATATACCCTTTACTGCAACAAAATATGCGGTGGAAGCCACTACAACATGCAAAAAGTTGTACGTGTTGTTTCAGAAGCCGAATATCAGTCATGGCTGTCAAGGCAAAAGCCTTATCTCAATGATGCTTTAAGAAAAGAGCTTCATTTTGCGGCAGCAAACAACGAGCAAAGCGGTGCTTCAACAAATAGGTTAGCGTTAAATAATTAA
- a CDS encoding quinol:cytochrome C oxidoreductase, whose product MKTHNNFDGQYEFVGKAKTWSLICIVIGLVAILGGFALGYTERTFANLLLMAYYFAAVCMCGIFFCAVQYAAQAGWSASMIRIPQAFGKVLWIAAIILIVIVVAGFSLTHTVANEEGKEVVAPYLYKIWAAVGVTDPHSENYNAVIAGKAGYMNKVGFIIRLICFLGSYCVFGWLLAKYSEAEDDLGGMFYYKKSFNMSCLFLVIFGFTTPIYAFDTIMSLEAEWFSTMFGWYNFAAMWVSGLSVITLVLIRLKRIGYFEWVTEDHMHSLTKLIFGFSIFWTYVWFAQFLLIYYANIPEETVYFFKRWEPEFKPWFWLNIIINFLTPLLVLMSRDSKRIYRTVEIMCIILIVGHWLDYFMMIMPGTVGPTSSWLTEISWIEVGVFLGFGGLFTFTAMTALTKFKSLVPKKHPFLQESLHHHI is encoded by the coding sequence ATGAAGACTCATAATAATTTTGACGGGCAATACGAATTTGTCGGCAAAGCCAAAACATGGAGCTTGATATGCATCGTGATTGGTTTGGTTGCCATACTTGGTGGCTTTGCGCTTGGCTATACCGAGCGTACATTTGCCAACCTGTTGCTGATGGCCTATTACTTTGCTGCGGTTTGTATGTGCGGAATTTTCTTTTGTGCCGTACAGTACGCAGCGCAAGCCGGCTGGTCTGCATCGATGATCAGGATCCCTCAGGCTTTCGGAAAAGTTCTTTGGATTGCTGCGATTATACTTATTGTAATAGTTGTCGCAGGGTTTTCATTAACGCATACAGTAGCCAACGAAGAAGGTAAAGAGGTTGTGGCCCCTTACTTATATAAAATTTGGGCCGCTGTAGGTGTTACTGATCCGCATAGTGAAAATTACAATGCTGTTATCGCAGGTAAAGCCGGGTACATGAATAAAGTTGGATTTATAATCCGTTTGATTTGTTTCCTCGGTTCATATTGTGTATTCGGTTGGTTATTGGCCAAATACTCAGAAGCAGAAGACGATTTGGGTGGTATGTTCTACTACAAAAAGAGCTTTAACATGTCATGCCTGTTCCTGGTTATCTTTGGATTTACTACGCCGATATATGCTTTTGATACGATCATGTCATTAGAGGCAGAGTGGTTCTCGACCATGTTTGGCTGGTATAACTTTGCTGCCATGTGGGTAAGCGGGTTGTCTGTTATTACACTGGTATTGATCAGGTTGAAACGGATCGGTTACTTTGAGTGGGTTACTGAAGACCATATGCACAGCTTAACCAAACTGATCTTCGGGTTCTCGATTTTCTGGACTTACGTTTGGTTTGCACAGTTCCTGTTGATCTACTATGCCAACATCCCTGAAGAAACCGTTTACTTCTTTAAGAGGTGGGAGCCTGAGTTTAAACCATGGTTTTGGCTTAACATTATCATCAACTTCCTTACCCCTTTATTAGTGTTGATGTCCCGTGATTCTAAACGTATTTATCGTACAGTAGAGATTATGTGTATCATCCTGATTGTTGGTCACTGGCTTGATTACTTTATGATGATTATGCCTGGTACTGTTGGCCCTACTTCATCATGGTTAACTGAAATCAGTTGGATTGAAGTAGGTGTATTTTTAGGCTTCGGAGGTTTATTTACCTTCACAGCAATGACGGCCTTAACCAAGTTTAAGTCGCTCGTTCCTAAAAAACACCCGTTCTTACAGGAAAGCCTTCATCATCACATATAA
- a CDS encoding cytochrome c: MLAMNKIKILGTIVTIIAASIVFTSCKDKRSTGWEYAPNMYEHLAYDPDQKNNNFKDGKTAQLPPAGTIPVGFTKFDYPNTKEGYELASVEVKSVLAQTQANYAEGKILFEHFCSPCHGVNGQGDGLVVQHGYPAPPSYSKGQSSRGGNMKDLTDGKIYHTITYGVNAMGSYASQLAPEERWKVIMYVHHLQTL, from the coding sequence ATGTTAGCTATGAATAAAATTAAAATATTAGGAACTATAGTTACTATTATCGCTGCTTCGATAGTTTTTACATCGTGCAAGGATAAAAGGAGTACCGGCTGGGAGTATGCACCTAATATGTACGAGCATTTAGCATACGATCCGGATCAGAAAAATAATAATTTCAAAGATGGTAAAACCGCTCAGTTGCCTCCTGCCGGAACTATACCGGTTGGCTTTACCAAATTTGATTATCCAAATACCAAAGAGGGTTATGAATTAGCCAGTGTTGAGGTTAAATCTGTCCTGGCTCAAACCCAGGCTAACTATGCTGAAGGTAAGATCTTGTTCGAGCATTTCTGCTCTCCTTGCCACGGTGTTAATGGTCAGGGTGATGGCTTAGTGGTACAGCATGGTTATCCGGCCCCTCCATCATATTCAAAAGGCCAGTCATCACGCGGTGGTAACATGAAAGACCTTACAGACGGTAAAATTTATCATACCATTACTTACGGTGTAAATGCTATGGGTTCATACGCTTCTCAGCTTGCTCCCGAAGAACGCTGGAAAGTGATCATGTATGTTCACCATTTACAAACCTTATAA
- a CDS encoding DUF3341 domain-containing protein: protein MSSTKYILGVFDDPDDMMHGIDKLQKNSVPIYDVYTPMPIHGIEAKLNIKDSRLGYAAFMFGCLGGTIMFSMVYYMLVHDWPINIGGKNFFAIPDFIPVTFEWTVLWTSFGMTFTFFFASHLFPGRAPRVMDLRATDDKFVIAINAKGNIPHDDITNLLKEAGATEVKHNDRKYVSYE from the coding sequence ATGAGTAGCACTAAATATATATTAGGCGTTTTTGATGATCCCGATGATATGATGCATGGGATTGATAAGCTGCAAAAGAACAGCGTACCTATTTATGACGTTTATACGCCTATGCCAATCCACGGTATTGAGGCTAAATTAAACATTAAAGATTCGCGCCTTGGTTATGCAGCATTTATGTTCGGTTGTTTAGGTGGTACTATCATGTTCAGCATGGTTTACTATATGCTGGTTCATGACTGGCCTATCAACATCGGTGGTAAAAACTTTTTTGCTATCCCCGATTTTATCCCGGTTACATTTGAGTGGACTGTATTGTGGACCTCATTCGGTATGACATTTACTTTCTTCTTTGCAAGCCACCTGTTCCCGGGCCGGGCGCCAAGGGTAATGGACCTGCGTGCAACTGATGATAAATTTGTAATAGCAATTAATGCTAAAGGGAATATTCCTCACGACGATATCACTAATTTACTAAAAGAAGCGGGCGCTACAGAAGTTAAGCATAACGACAGAAAATATGTTAGCTATGAATAA
- the nrfD gene encoding NrfD/PsrC family molybdoenzyme membrane anchor subunit: protein MASHSESIIREPLITGKDITYGKITDDVLRPVENMPGKAWWIGFSVASLGASLWVFAISWTFWFGLGEWGLNKTVGWAWDITGFVWWVGIGHAGTLISAVLLLFRQNWRNSINRSAEAMTIFAVICAATYIAAHMGRPWMAVYSLPLPNQYGSLWVNWNSPLIWDVFAISTYFSVSLVFWYTGLLPDIATIRDRAQGIRRRIYSVLSFGWTGSVKTWQRFETVSLILAGVSTPLVLSVHTIVSMDFATSLEPGWHTTIFPPYFVAGAIFSGFAMVQTLLLIARKVLGLENYITMFHIESMNKIIMLTGSIVGVAYLTELFIAFYSQNEYEQYAFANRIAGPYWWAYWSMMTCNVITPQLFWFKKIRTNIPLSWVLSIVVNIGMWFERFVIIVTSLHRDFIPSSWAMFYPTWVDVSVFIGSIGVFFTMFLLFIRVLPSVAMAEVKLLLKSSSEQAKKKLMEEGHVVPAEAEFYIASLEKFDSVEQSEYLKA, encoded by the coding sequence ATGGCATCTCATAGTGAATCAATAATAAGGGAACCGTTAATTACGGGTAAGGACATCACGTATGGAAAAATTACGGATGATGTATTACGCCCTGTAGAAAATATGCCGGGTAAGGCCTGGTGGATCGGTTTTAGTGTAGCCTCGCTTGGCGCCTCGCTTTGGGTTTTCGCAATCAGCTGGACTTTTTGGTTCGGTTTGGGCGAATGGGGCTTAAACAAAACAGTAGGATGGGCATGGGATATTACCGGTTTCGTATGGTGGGTAGGTATCGGTCACGCCGGTACGCTGATCTCGGCGGTATTGTTGCTGTTCCGTCAAAACTGGCGTAACTCCATCAACCGCTCGGCCGAAGCGATGACAATCTTTGCGGTAATTTGTGCGGCCACTTATATCGCCGCTCACATGGGCCGCCCATGGATGGCCGTTTATTCATTACCGTTGCCAAACCAGTACGGTTCTTTATGGGTAAACTGGAACTCACCGCTTATCTGGGACGTATTTGCGATCTCAACTTACTTCTCGGTTTCATTGGTATTTTGGTACACAGGTTTATTACCTGACATCGCTACTATCCGTGACCGTGCGCAAGGTATCCGCCGCAGGATCTATTCAGTACTATCATTCGGCTGGACAGGTTCAGTTAAAACCTGGCAGCGTTTTGAAACAGTATCGCTGATCCTGGCAGGTGTTTCAACCCCACTGGTACTTTCGGTACATACCATCGTATCAATGGACTTTGCAACTTCACTGGAACCGGGATGGCACACCACCATCTTCCCTCCATACTTCGTTGCAGGTGCGATCTTCTCAGGTTTCGCCATGGTACAAACCCTGTTGCTTATTGCACGTAAGGTTTTAGGCCTGGAAAACTATATCACCATGTTTCACATCGAATCGATGAACAAGATCATCATGTTAACCGGTTCGATTGTAGGTGTGGCTTACTTAACAGAGTTGTTCATCGCTTTCTACTCACAAAACGAGTATGAGCAATATGCTTTCGCAAATCGTATCGCCGGTCCGTACTGGTGGGCTTACTGGAGCATGATGACTTGTAACGTAATTACCCCGCAGCTGTTCTGGTTCAAGAAGATCCGTACCAATATTCCGTTGTCATGGGTATTATCAATCGTGGTTAACATCGGTATGTGGTTTGAGCGTTTCGTAATTATCGTTACCTCACTGCACCGCGACTTTATACCTTCAAGCTGGGCTATGTTCTATCCAACCTGGGTTGACGTAAGCGTGTTCATCGGTTCAATAGGTGTATTCTTTACCATGTTCCTGTTATTCATCAGGGTATTGCCTTCAGTAGCTATGGCCGAGGTTAAATTGCTGCTGAAAAGCTCAAGCGAGCAGGCTAAGAAGAAACTTATGGAAGAAGGCCATGTTGTACCTGCCGAAGCTGAATTTTATATCGCTTCGCTGGAGAAATTTGATAGTGTTGAACAGTCTGAATACTTAAAAGCATAA